One segment of Alnus glutinosa chromosome 2, dhAlnGlut1.1, whole genome shotgun sequence DNA contains the following:
- the LOC133860568 gene encoding uncharacterized protein LOC133860568: TKLVEHGGDLHNRRYADNETQISPATVSKLQLKWKFYAGKDITATPAIFNGTLYFPSWNGYIYAVETSDGSLVWKKNLQELTGLNATGIVPNVNWTVSRSTPTVAGDLLIIGIYGPAVVIAVKRSTGELVWSTQLDGHVSGVITMSGTYYKGGFYVGTSSLEELLSIEQCCTFRGSFSKLDVQSGKILWQTFMLPDNHNKTGEYAGAAVWGSSPSIDVARNHVYIATGNLYSVPLDISQCQAKENNQTVPTHPDECVEPDNHSESILAIDLESGKIKWFHQLGGYDVWFFACNNLSTPNCPPGPNPDADFGEAPLMLSIKRNKTKIDIVAAVQKSGFAWALDRNNGNLIWSTEAGPGGLVGGGTWGAATDNRRVYTNIVNSDSKNFTLKPSEKITTVGGWVAMDAHGGKILWSTANPSNATAAGPVTVANGLLFAGSTNPKGPIYAMDAKTGEILWSYETGATVYGGMSVSDGCVYVGNGYVLGLGVFTPSFTAGTSLFAFCLS; this comes from the exons ACAAAACTGGTTGAACATGGCGGAGACTTGCATAATAGAAGATATGCAGACAATGAGACACAGATCAGCCCTGCAACTGTTTCCAAGCTCCAACTGAAGTGGAAATTCTATGCAGGCAAAGATATTACTGCAACACCGGCAATTTTCAATGGTACCCTTTATTTCCCAAGCTGGAACGGCTACATCTACGCCGTCGAAACATCTGATGGATCACTTGTGTGGAAGAAGAACTTGCAGGAATTAACAGGCCTCAACGCAACGGGTATTGTACCAAATGTCAACTGGACAGTATCAAGATCAACTCCAACGGTAGCCGGTGACCTGCTCATCATTGGAATCTATGGACCAGCCGTTGTTATTGCCGTCAAAAGGTCAACTGGAGAGCTTGTTTGGTCAACCCAGCTTGACGGCCATGTCTCCGGAGTTATCACCATGTCCGGAACTTATTACAAAGG GGGTTTCTACGTTGGTACATCTTCACTAGAAGAGCTCCTGAGTATCGAACAATGTTGCACCTTCCGTGGTAGCTTTTCCAAATTAGATGTCCAATCAGGCAAAATCTTGTGGCAGACCTTTATGTTGCCAGATAACCACAACAAGACTGGAGAGTATGCTGGGGCTGCTGTTTGGGGAAGCAGTCCATCCATTGATGTCGCAAGAAACCATGTCTACATCGCCACTGGGAACTTATACTCTGTTCCTCTAGATATAAGCCAATGTCAGGCAAAGGAGAACAATCAAACGGTACCAACTCACCCAGACGAGTGTGTGGAGCCCGATAACCACTCAGAATCAATCCTGGCGATTGATCTAGAATCTGGCAAGATAAAATGGTTTCACCAACTAGGAGGCTATGATGTTTGGTTCTTTGCATGTAACAATCTTTCGACCCCTAATTGTCCACCAGGCCCTAATCCAGATGCAGATTTCGGGGAGGCACCACTTATGCTTAGCATAAAGAGGAATAAAACCAAAATAGATATTGTTGCTGCTGTTCAAAAAAGTGGATTTGCATGGGCTTTGGATCGCAATAATGGCAACCTCATCTGGTCCACA GAAGCTGGACCCGGTGGCCTTGTAGGAGGGGGTACCTGGGGAGCAGCCACTGATAATAGAAGGGTCTATACCAACATTGTTAACTCTGACAGCAAGAACTTCACTCTCAAACCCTCTGAGAAAATCACAACCGTTGGTGGATGGGTGGCAATGGATGCTCACGGTGGCAAAATCCTATGGTCCACGGCCAATCCTAGCAATGCCACCGCCGCGGGTCCTGTTACTGTGGCAAATGGCTTGCTCTTTGCAGGATCCACAAACCCAAAAGGACCTATTTATGCAATGGACGCCAAAACTGGAGAAATTCTGTGGTCTTATGAAACTGGAGCCACCGTGTATGGCGGCATGTCGGTGAGCGATGGATGTGTATATGTCGGCAACGGATACGTGTTAGGTCTTGGTGTTTTCACTCCATCCTTCACTGCTGGAACGTCACTCTTTGCCTTTTGCCTCTCATGA
- the LOC133859940 gene encoding uncharacterized protein LOC133859940 codes for MASHRSYGSPFVFLILCIFRLLACTAITVDSHVNLSYVHTQNWLNHGGDLYNRRYANKETKISPATVSKLQLKWKFYAGKDITATPAIFNGTLYFPSWNGYIYAVKTSDGSLVWKKNLQTLTGLNATGFVPNVNWTVSRSTPTIAGDLLIIGIYGPAVVIAVKRSTGKLVWSTQLDGHVSGVITMSGTYYKGGFYVGTSSLEEGLSIEQCCTFRGSFSKLDACSGKILWQTFMLPDNNNKIGEYAGAAIWGSSPSIDVSRNHVYIATGNLYSVPLNISQCQEKENNQTVPTHPDECVEPDTHSESILALDLESGKIKWFHQLGGYDVWFIACNNLSTPNCPPAGPNPDADFGEAPLMLSIKRNKTKIDIVAAVQKSGFAWALDRNNGNLIWSTEAGPGGLLGGGTWGSATDNKRLYTNIANSNRKNFTLKPSEKTTTAGGWVAMDTNNGKILWSTANPGNATSAGPVTVANGLLFAGSTNPKGPIYAMDVKTGDILWSYETGATVYGGMSVSDGCVYVGNGYVILGAFNPSFTAGTSLFAFCLSHEY; via the exons ATGGCATCTCATAGATCATATGGCAGtccttttgtttttctgatCCTCTGTATCTTTCGTCTACTGGCTTGCACAGCTATTACTGTAGATTCCCATGTAAATCTCTCGTACGTACACACACAAAACTGGTTGAATCATGGCGGAGACTTGTATAACAGAAGATATGCCAACAAGGAGACCAAGATCAGCCCTGCAACTGTTTCCAAGCTCCAACTGAAGTGGAAATTCTACGCAGGCAAAGACATTACTGCAACACCGGCAATTTTCAATGGTACCCTTTATTTCCCAAGCTGGAACGGCTACATCTACGCCGTCAAAACATCCGATGGATCACTTGTATGGAAGAAGAACTTGCAGACATTAACAGGCCTTAACGCAACGGGTTTTGTACCAAATGTGAACTGGACAGTATCAAGATCAACGCCAACGATTGCTGGGGACCTGCTCATCATTGGAATCTATGGACCAGCTGTTGTTATAGCCGTTAAAAGGTCAACTGGAAAGCTTGTTTGGTCAACCCAGCTTGACGGCCATGTCTCAGGAGTCATCACCATGTCCGGAACTTATTACAAAGG TGGTTTCTATGTTGGTACATCTTCACTAGAAGAAGGTCTTAGCATCGAACAATGCTGCACCTTTCGGGGCAGCTTTTCCAAATTAGATGCCTGTTCAGGCAAGATCTTGTGGCAGACCTTTATGTTGCCAGATAACAACAACAAGATTGGAGAATATGCTGGGGCTGCTATTTGGGGAAGCAGCCCATCAATTGATGTCTCAAGAAACCATGTCTACATCGCCACTGGGAACTTATACTCAGTTCCTCTAAATATAAGCCAATGTCAGGAAAAGGAGAACAATCAAACGGTACCAACTCACCCAGACGAGTGTGTGGAGCCCGATACCCACTCAGAATCAATCCTGGCGCTTGATCTAGAATCTGGCAAGATAAAATGGTTTCACCAACTAGGAGGTTATGATGTTTGGTTCATTGCATGTAACAATCTTTCGACCCCTAATTGTCCACCAGCAGGCCCTAACCCAGATGCAGATTTCGGGGAGGCACCACTTATGCTTAGCATAAAGAGGAATAAAACCAAAATAGATATTGTTGCTGCTGTTCAAAAAAGTGGATTTGCATGGGCTTTGGATCGCAATAATGGCAACCTCATCTGGTCCACA GAAGCTGGACCTGGTGGCCTTTTGGGAGGGGGTACCTGGGGATCAGCCACTGATAATAAAAGGTTATACACAAACATTGCTAACTCTAACCGCAAGAACTTCACTCTCAAACCTTCCGAGAAAACCACAACCGCTGGTGGATGGGTGGCAATGGATACTAACAATGGCAAAATCCTATGGTCCACGGCCAATCCTGGCAATGCCACCTCCGCTGGTCCTGTTACTGTGGCTAATGGGTTGCTCTTTGCAGGATCCACAAACCCAAAAGGACCCATCTACGCAATGGACGTCAAAACTGGAGATATTCTGTGGTCTTATGAAACTGGAGCCACCGTGTATGGTGGCATGTCGGTGAGTGATGGATGTGTA